One region of Eurosta solidaginis isolate ZX-2024a chromosome X, ASM4086904v1, whole genome shotgun sequence genomic DNA includes:
- the LOC137234837 gene encoding mitochondrial import inner membrane translocase subunit Tim23-like, whose amino-acid sequence MSEDYLSQPLSLGLSTADETRPNRSSATSATTAFGTPISPYLNYDPRFLQQQQPEFIFPEGANKQRGCFELAFSQIGSSVMIGAGVGGFAGLYNGLQVTSALKQTGKLRRTQLLNHIMKQGSGTANTLGTLAVMYSAFGVLLQNVRGEDDDINTLIAGTATGLLYKSTAGLRKCAIGGW is encoded by the coding sequence ATGAGCGAAGACTACTTAAGTCAACCACTATCGCTGGGCCTATCTACCGCAGATGAAACACGGCCAAACCGATCGAGTGCGACATCAGCAACAACGGCGTTCGGCACACCAATATCACCATATTTAAACTACGACCCGCGTTTCCTTCAACAGCAACAACCTGAATTTATATTTCCTGAGGGTGCAAATAAACAACGTGGATGTTTCGAATTGGCATTCTCACAGATTGGAAGCTCAGTAATGATTGGAGCGGGGGTAGGTGGTTTTGCTGGATTATACAATGGCCTACAAGTAACATCAGCATTAAAACAGACGGGCAAACTTCGGCGGACGCAATTGCTTAACCATATAATGAAACAAGGCTCAGGCACTGCAAATACACTGGGGACACTTGCTGTTATGTATTCAGCTTTTGGTGTGCTATTGCAAAATGTACGTGGTGAAGATGATGATATCAATACGCTCATTGCAGGCACAGCGACTGGTTTACTATACAAATCGACTGCTGGTTTGCGGAAATGTGCAATCGGTGGTTGGTGA